ATGACTTTATCCAGCCGGAAGACGACTCGCAAGCCGCTCAGTTGAAAGCTGACGAAGAGATGCTGGCTATTATCCGCCGTGATGTGATCGAGATTCTGATGCCCCGTGTGATTGCTTCTATCCATCATGATAAAGTATTGGCATTGTTCAATGATAAAATCATCTATCATGTGAATCCTACCGGAAAATTCGTGATCGGTGGTCCTCACGGAGATACCGGTCTGACGGGCCGTAAGATTATCGTTGATACTTACGGCGGCAAAGGTGCTCACGGTGGTGGTGCTTTCTCCGGAAAAGATCCTAGCAAGGTAGACCGTAGTGCGGCCTATGCAGCACGTCACATCGCAAAGAATATGGTGGCGGCAGGCGTGGCAGACGAAATGCTTGTACAGGTAAGCTATGCTATCGGTGTGGCTCGTCCCATCAATATCTTTGTCGATACTTACGGTCGTTCTCACGTCAATATGACCGACGGCGAGATTGCCCGTGTTATCGACCAATTGTTCGATCTTCGCCCGAAAGCTATCGAGGAACGTCTGAAACTTCGTAATCCTATTTATCAGGAAACTGCCGCTTATGGTCACATGGGACGTGAACCGCAAGTGGTTACGAAGAAATTCTTCTCTCGTTACGAAGGAGACAAAACTGTGGAAGTGGAACTCTTTACATGGGAGAAGCTCGACTACGTAGATAAAATTAAAGCTGCTTTTGGTCTGTAAAACAGTCTGAAACGAGGCTTAGCTTATGAAGAAAGAGCTGCCATTTCAACTTCCTTTATGAGGAGATTGAAGTTGCAGCTCTTGATGTTTAATAATTTAACGCAGTCCGATATGACTTCGTCCGCATGGTTTGAGGCTGTCTAAAAACTCGTTAGTAATTCTAATTCCCCTCCTTCGGGAAGGAGGGGTGTCCGAAGGACGGGGTGGTAGGATAAACAAGATTCTTCCTATTTTATTGTAGATGACAGACTTATGTATTTTAATATGTGTTTACCACCCAAATGGAAACTCGTCCTGACAATACCTTATCTATGTTGAAATCAACCGCCTATCCATAGAAAATGCTGTCTGTTTGTCAAAAGCACAGATAATGTTGAATTTGAATACCGGAATTTTTTCGTAATTTTGCCTTCTCGATATAATAATGGATAGTGATGAAGATGAATCAGATAAATTCCGTATGTGTATATAGCGCTTCCAGTACCAAGATAGATGCTGTTTACTTTCAAGCAGCCGAGACTCTCGGCCGTCTGCTTGCCGGACACCATATCCGTTTGATAAACGGTGCCGGAAGTATTGGCCTGATGTGTTCTGTGGCAGATGCAGTGTTGAAAAATGGTGGTGAGGTGACAGGTGTGATTCCTCATTTTATGGTAGAACAAAACTGGCATCATACGGGATTGACAGAACTGATTGAAGTAGAATCCATGCACGAACGCAAACAGAAGATGGCAGATTTGAGTGATGGCATCATTGCTTTGCCCGGTGGATGCGGTACCCTTGAAGAGTTGCTAGAAATCATTACCTGGAAACAATTGGGATTATATCTCAATCCGATTGTAATCCTCAATATAAACGGATTCTTCGATCCACTCCTCGAAATGCTTGGAAAGGCTATTGATGAGAACTTTATGCGCCGGCAGCACGGTGATATATGGAAAGTGGCACAGACACCGGAAGAAGCGGTTCAATTGCTTTATGAAACTCCTGTATGGGACATTTCCATTCGTAAATTTGCAGCGATATGATGGGCGACACACTAAGTTTCCGGAGTGCGGATACGCTGTCCCTTCTCCGGCAGGAACAGGCTAGTCCGGCAAAGGCGGACACTGATAGTCTGCAATTGGCTGATCTTCATGCTGTGCAAGAAGTTGATCCCGGCTTTGAGGGGACACCTATCTCCTACTCTCCCCGCACGGACGACGCCATTGCGTTGACCTTGCTGGCTTGCTTCTTACTTTCCTCCATAGCCTTGGCACGCGGAAAGAAATTTCTCTCCCAACAAGTGAAAGACTTTATGCTGCACCGTGAGCGGGCGAGTATTTTTGATAGTTCTACAGCGGCCGATGTGCGCTATCTCCTTGTGCTTGTGTTGCAGACTTGTGTTTTGTCAGGTATCACATTTCTCAATTATTTTCATGATACATGCCCTGCTTTGATGAACCATGTATCCCCCCTCCTTTTGCTGGGTATCTATGTTGGATTCTGCCTTGCTTATTTCTTGCTAAAATGGTTGCTTTATATGTTTCTTGGGTGGACTTTTTTTGATAAAAATAAGACAAATATGTGGTTGGAATCCTATTCTGCGCTCATATATTATGTGGGATTTGCCCTCTTCCCTTTCGTTCTTTTTCTTGTTTATTTTGACTTGAGTCTCACAAATTTGGTCATAATTGGGTCTATTATTTTAATTTTCACTAAAATATTGATGTTTTATAAGTGGATAAAGCTTTTTTTTCATCAACTCAGCGGGCTTTTCCTATTAATTTTGTACTTTTGCGCACTTGAAATAGTACCTTGTCTGCTACTCTATCAAGGTATGATTCAAATGAACAATATTTTGCTAATAAAATTTTAGGACGTTGAAAATTAAAAAAGTACTAGTGTCGCAGCCTAAGCCTGCCTCAGAGAAATCTCCCTATTACGACATAGCTGAAAAGTATGGCGTTAAAATAGATTTCCGACCGTTTATTAAGGTTGAAAGTCTTTCGGCGAAAGAATTTCGGCAACAGAAAATTTCGATTCTCGACCATACAGCCGTCATATTCACTTCGCGCCATGCTATTGACCATTTTTTCACTTTATGTACTGAATTGCGTGTGACCATTCCTGAAACGATGAAGTATTTCTGTGTGACGGAAGCTGTTGCATTGTATATTCAGAAATATGTGCAATACCGCAAGCGTAAGATTTCTTTCGGAGCTACCGGAAAAATTGAGGATCTGATTCCTTCTATTGTAAAGCATAAAACAGAGAAATATCTTGTTCCGATGTCGGACGTACACAATGACGATGTGAAAAACTTGCTCGACAAGAATAACATTCAGCATACAGAAGCTGTGATGTACCGTACAGTAAGCAACGACTTTACATCGGACGAGGAGTTTGATTATGATATGTTAGTGTTCTTCAGCCCTGCCGGAGTGACTTCACTGAAGAAGAACTTCCCTGATTTTAATCAAAGAGAGATTAAGATCGGAACTTTCGGGTCTACTACCGCACAGGCTGTACGTGATGCAGGTCTCCGTCTGGATCTTGAAGCTCCTACGGTGCAGGCTCCGTCGATGACTGCTGCACTTGACATGTTTATCAGAGAAAACAATAAATAAACAGAGTGGGTATATATACTTTGTGTAAAGCCGAAAGGCTGAATAGTAAAATCTTGATCGGAAAGATGTTTGAAGGCGGCGTTTCGAAGTCGTTTTCCATCTTTCCGATACGCGTTGTATATATGCCTGTCGAGCAGGGAGAGGCTCCTGTTTCTATCCTAATCAGTGTATCGAAACGTCGTTTTAAACGAGCGGTGAAACGCAACCGTGTGAAACGTCAGATACGCGAAGCCTACCGGAAGAACAAATTTCTGCTGGTGGACGAATTGCAACGCCGGGAGCAGCGGTTGGCTGTTGCCTTTATCTATCTGTCGGACGAGCTTATTGCTACTGCCGAACTGGAAGAGAAGATGAAAATAGCGCTTGCGCGCATCTCCGAAAAATTATCCTCATGAAACCTCGTAACTCCCGGATATCTGCCCTGTGGGTATTCGTAACGGGAATTTTAAGGAAGATGTTCTCTTTCTTGTTGCTTGTTCCCATCTATTTTTATCGGGTTTGTATATCGCCTCTTACCCCTCCCTCTTGTCGGTTCACGCCAACTTGCTCGGCTTATGCTGTCGAAGCAATTAAGAAACACGGTCCTGTAAAGGGGCTTTACCTCGCTGTGCGGCGTATTCTGCGATGCCATCCCTGGGGTGGTTCCGGCTATGACCCCGTACCTTGAAACAATTAAAATGAGAAATGGAAAATGAAAAAGAATGTGATTGACATTTTGGATATTCATACTCATAAACGTGAGATTGACTCCCAAGGAAAATCCATCATCAATTATCCGCTATTAACGGACTCTCCATTGTATATGCCTTTGGCAAAGAATGCGGAAGTGGCGGTGGGCAGAGGGCTCCTGCTTGAAGAGTATTTAGGTCTTCTGAATAAGGGCGAGGGTTTGGTGGATACTTTGTCTAACAATGTGTTCTCTGCCAGGAAAGGATATTATTATTCTGCCGGTATTCATCCTTGGGAGTTGGCAGAACGTAATGCCGATCAACAATTGGCTTTTCTTCAGAAGCAGTTGAAGCGTAAGCAGTTTGTGGCTGTAGGAGAGACCGGGCTGGATAAGCTGGCAGCGGCTCCAATGGAACTGCAGTTGACAATGTTTAAGAAGCAGGTTCAGTTGTCGGAGAAGCATGGCTTGCCGTTGATTATCCACTGTGTGAGAGCGACGGATGAACTGCTGGCCGTGAAAAAAGAATTTCGTCCCCAACAAGCTTGGGTATGGCATGGTTTTCGTGGAAAACCGGAGCAGGCGGTGCAGTTGTTGAAAAAGGGTTTTTATCTCTCCTTTGGAGGGTATTATCCTGATGAAACGATGCAGACAGTACCCGACGAACGGTTGTTTCTGGAAACGGACAACAGCTCGCTTGATATTGAAGATATCCTGTGCCGGGCAGCCAAAGTGCGTGGGGTAGAAGTGGAAGCGTTGCGTGAGACGATCCGCCGAAATATCCAAAATGTCTTTTTTAGGGCGTAAGAGTTGTATCTTCCGGGAAAGAGTCGTACTTTTGTCGCACATGGGATTGAAATACAATAAAAAACAACTAATTAATAGAGTAATACGATGAATTTTGTAGAAGAATTGAGATGGCGTGGCATGTTGCAGGACATCATGCCGGGAACAGAAGAGTTGTTAAGCAAAGAGCAGGTGACTGCCTATTTGGGTATCGACCCGACTGCCGATTCGCTACACATTGGTCACCTTTGTGGAGTGATGATCCTTCGTCATTTCCAACGCTGCGGTCATAAGCCGTTGGCACTGATCGGTGGCGCTACAGGTATGATTGGAGACCCTTCCGGAAAATCAGCAGAACGTAATCTGCTGAACGAGGAAACATTGCGTCATAATCAGGAGTGTATCAAGAAACAGCTTGCCAAGTTCCTCGACTTCGAGTCGGATGTGCCTAACCGTGCCGAACTGGTGAACAATTATGACTGGATGAAAGATTTCACTTTCCTCGACTTTGCTCGCGAAGTAGGTAAGCACATTACTGTGAACTATATGATGGCAAAAGACTCTGTAAAACGCCGTCTGAATGGCGAAGCACGTGACGGACTGTCATTTACCGAGTTCACTTATCAGTTGCTTCAAGGATATGACTTCCTTCATTTGTATGAAACGAAGGGCTGTAAGCTTCAGATGGGTGGTTCCGACCAATGGGGAAACATTACTACCGGTGCCGAATTGGTCCGCCGTACCAATGGGGGAGAGGTGTTCGCACTGACTTGCCCGCTGATTACGAAAGCTGACGGTGGCAAGTTCGGTAAGACAGAATCCGGAAATATCTGGCTGGACCCTCGCTATACTTCACCTTATAAATTCTATCAGTTCTGGCTGAATGTAAGCGACTCCGATGCCGAGCGTTATATCAAAATCTTCACTTCTATCGAAAAAGAAGAAATTGAAGCATTGATTGCCGAACATCAGGCTGCTCCACACTTGCGTCTCCTTCAGAAACGTCTGGCTAAAGAAGTAACTGTGATGGTTCACTCGGAAGAAGATTACAACGCAGCGGTTGACGCATCCAATATTCTGTTTGGTAATGCTACTTCCGACGCTTTGCGCAAATTGGACGAGGATACATTGCTGGCTGTATTTGAAGGAGTACCTCAATTTGAGATTTCACGTGATGCGTTGGCAGAAGGAGTGAAGGCAGTAGACCTGTTCGTCGATAATGCAGCTGTATTTGCTTCGAAAGGTGAGATGCGTAAGTTGGTTCAAGGCGGCGGCGTTTCGTTGAACAAAGAGAAGCTAACAGCTTTTGATCAGGTAATCACAACTGCTGACTTGCTCGATGAGAAATATCTGCTTGTTCAGCGCGGTAAAAAGAACTATTATTTGCTGATTGCAAAGTAATAATGCACGATTTTCTCGATAGAACGTAAAAAAGTGAACGAAATATTTGGAGGTTTGCTTGCAAACCTCTATCTTTGCACCGCTTTTTAACAGAAAGCACATAAGTTTGGACTATGGTGTAATGGTAGCACAACAGGTTTTGGTTCTGTTTGTCCAAGTTCGAATCTTGGTAGTCCAACAACCAAGCAAAGAAAAGCCCTGGAAGAGACATCTTTCAGGGCTTTTCTTTCGTGACTCTGAAGTCCCCGTTTTTGTATATCCTTATAAAGATTGAAGTATATAGGGGAGCAGCATACATAGAATTCATTCATCTTATTTTATTCGTTATATTGGCTATTTTAATGCTTATCGTGTTGGTCGTTGAATAGCTTGTATTTTATTATAGAAGGTTCAAACTGTATTAGGTAGAAATCACTCCCAAATCGTATTATAGTTCGTTAAAAAAGTGTACATTGCACAGATTCTGGACATTTTTGGTGGATAATTGGAACAAAATTGCAAGGTAAACCCGTTTTCTTTTGCTATTTTTGCATCGTGTACGCAAACGGTGTGCATGTAGAAAGAGAACTTATTCGATAACTATAAATAAATAAGGTATGAAAACGAACTATGAAATTCGCTATGCTGCGCATCCTGAGGATGCAAAAAGTTATGATACTACAAGAATCCGCAGAGATTTCTTAATCGAAAAGATATTTGTCCCCAATGAAGTAAATATGGTATATTCCATGTACGACCGTATGGTGGTAGGCGGTGCGCTGCCGGTAGGAGAGGTGTTGACGCTCGAAGCGATTGACCCGCTGAAAGCTCCGTTCTTCCTCACCCGTCGCGAAATGGGTATCTACAATGTCGGCGGCCCCGGTATCGTAAAGGCAGGCGATGCTGAATTTGAACTGGACTATAAGGAAGCCCTTTATCTGGGTTCGGGCGACCGCGTAGTAACTTTCGAAAGCAAAGACGCTGCCCATCCCGCCAAATTCTACTTCAACTCACTGACTGCCCATCGCAACTATCCCGACCGCAAGGTGACGAAAGCCGATGCTGTAGTAGCCGAAATGGGTTCTTTGGAAGGTTCCAACCACCGTAATATCAATAAGATGCTGGTAAATCAGGTGTTGCCCACCTGCCAGCTCCAGATGGGCATGACGGAACTGGCTCCGGGAAGTGTATGGAACACCATGCCGGCTCACGTACACAGCCGTCGTATGGAAGCTTATTTCTACTTCGAAATTCCCGAAGACCACGCTATCTGCCATTTCATGGGCGAAGTAGGCGAAACGCGCCACGTATGGATGAAGGGCGACCAGGCGGTTCTTTCGCCCGAATGGTCTATCCACTCGGCTGCCGCTACCCACAACTATACCTTTATCTGGGGTATGGGCGGTGAGAACCTCGACTACGGCGACCAGGACTTCTCATTAATAACAGATTTGAAATAACAACTACAATAGTTTTCCTAATTTAATAACAAAAAGAATTATGAATCAGTTTTTGAATTTTTCTTTGGAAGGTAAAGTAGCTCTCGTCACAGGTGCTTCTTATGGTATCGGATTTGCTATTGCTTCTGCGTTCGCAGAACAAGGCGCTACTGTTTGTTTTAACGACATCAATCAAGAGTTGGTAGACAAAGGAATGGCTGCATACGCTGCAAAAGGTATCAAAGCTCACGGTTATGTGTGCGACGTGACAGACGAACCGGCTGTTCAGGCTATGGTGGCTACTATTGCCAAAGAAGTAGGTACAATTGATATCCTTGTGAATAACGCAGGTATTATCCGTCGTGTTCCTATGCACGAGATGGATGCTGCTGATTTCCGTCGTGTAATCGACATCGACTTGAATGCTCCGTTCATCGTTGCTAAGGCTGTTCTTCCGGCTATGATGGAAAAACGTGCCGGTAAGATCATCAACATCTGCTCTATGATGTCCGAACTGGGTCGTGAAACTGTATCTGCTTACGCTGCCGCTAAGGGTGGTCTGAAGATGCTGACTCGCAATATCTGCTCTGAATATGGTGAATACAACATTCAGTGTAACGGTATCGGCCCGGGTTACATCGCTACTCCGCAGACTGCTCCTCTTCGTGAGCCGCAGGCAGACGGAAGCCGTCACCCGTTCGATTCATTCATCTGCGCCAAGACTCCTGCCGGTCGTTGGTTGGATCCTGAAGAACTGACAGGTCCTGCTGTGTTCCTTGCTTCTGAAGCTTCTAATGCTGTCAACGGCCATGTTCTTTATGTAGACGGTGGTATCCTTGCTTATATCGGAAAACAGCCGAAATAATACAAGATAGTAAGTTAATCCGATAAGGTGATAGAATGGCAAAGAGCATCCTCTTTTCATCTGTCACCTTATTTTTTATTATTCATTCAATGTAGACTAATTATGAGAAAGATATTCATTCTGTTTGCTGTAGTCTTG
The Bacteroides caecimuris DNA segment above includes these coding regions:
- the metK gene encoding methionine adenosyltransferase, which produces MGYLFTSESVSEGHPDKVADQISDAVLDKLLAYDPSSKVACETLVTTGQVVLAGEVKTKAYVDLQLIAREVIKKIGYTKGEYMFESNSCGVLSAIHEQSPDINRGVERQDPMEQGAGDQGMMFGYATNETENYMPLSLDLAHRILQVLADIRREGKVMTYLRPDAKSQVTIEYDDNGTPVRIDTIVVSTQHDDFIQPEDDSQAAQLKADEEMLAIIRRDVIEILMPRVIASIHHDKVLALFNDKIIYHVNPTGKFVIGGPHGDTGLTGRKIIVDTYGGKGAHGGGAFSGKDPSKVDRSAAYAARHIAKNMVAAGVADEMLVQVSYAIGVARPINIFVDTYGRSHVNMTDGEIARVIDQLFDLRPKAIEERLKLRNPIYQETAAYGHMGREPQVVTKKFFSRYEGDKTVEVELFTWEKLDYVDKIKAAFGL
- a CDS encoding TIGR00730 family Rossman fold protein — translated: MNQINSVCVYSASSTKIDAVYFQAAETLGRLLAGHHIRLINGAGSIGLMCSVADAVLKNGGEVTGVIPHFMVEQNWHHTGLTELIEVESMHERKQKMADLSDGIIALPGGCGTLEELLEIITWKQLGLYLNPIVILNINGFFDPLLEMLGKAIDENFMRRQHGDIWKVAQTPEEAVQLLYETPVWDISIRKFAAI
- a CDS encoding DUF4271 domain-containing protein, whose product is MMGDTLSFRSADTLSLLRQEQASPAKADTDSLQLADLHAVQEVDPGFEGTPISYSPRTDDAIALTLLACFLLSSIALARGKKFLSQQVKDFMLHRERASIFDSSTAADVRYLLVLVLQTCVLSGITFLNYFHDTCPALMNHVSPLLLLGIYVGFCLAYFLLKWLLYMFLGWTFFDKNKTNMWLESYSALIYYVGFALFPFVLFLVYFDLSLTNLVIIGSIILIFTKILMFYKWIKLFFHQLSGLFLLILYFCALEIVPCLLLYQGMIQMNNILLIKF
- a CDS encoding uroporphyrinogen-III synthase, translating into MKIKKVLVSQPKPASEKSPYYDIAEKYGVKIDFRPFIKVESLSAKEFRQQKISILDHTAVIFTSRHAIDHFFTLCTELRVTIPETMKYFCVTEAVALYIQKYVQYRKRKISFGATGKIEDLIPSIVKHKTEKYLVPMSDVHNDDVKNLLDKNNIQHTEAVMYRTVSNDFTSDEEFDYDMLVFFSPAGVTSLKKNFPDFNQREIKIGTFGSTTAQAVRDAGLRLDLEAPTVQAPSMTAALDMFIRENNK
- the rnpA gene encoding ribonuclease P protein component, whose translation is MGIYTLCKAERLNSKILIGKMFEGGVSKSFSIFPIRVVYMPVEQGEAPVSILISVSKRRFKRAVKRNRVKRQIREAYRKNKFLLVDELQRREQRLAVAFIYLSDELIATAELEEKMKIALARISEKLSS
- the yidD gene encoding membrane protein insertion efficiency factor YidD — its product is MFSFLLLVPIYFYRVCISPLTPPSCRFTPTCSAYAVEAIKKHGPVKGLYLAVRRILRCHPWGGSGYDPVP
- a CDS encoding TatD family hydrolase is translated as MKKNVIDILDIHTHKREIDSQGKSIINYPLLTDSPLYMPLAKNAEVAVGRGLLLEEYLGLLNKGEGLVDTLSNNVFSARKGYYYSAGIHPWELAERNADQQLAFLQKQLKRKQFVAVGETGLDKLAAAPMELQLTMFKKQVQLSEKHGLPLIIHCVRATDELLAVKKEFRPQQAWVWHGFRGKPEQAVQLLKKGFYLSFGGYYPDETMQTVPDERLFLETDNSSLDIEDILCRAAKVRGVEVEALRETIRRNIQNVFFRA
- the tyrS gene encoding tyrosine--tRNA ligase: MNFVEELRWRGMLQDIMPGTEELLSKEQVTAYLGIDPTADSLHIGHLCGVMILRHFQRCGHKPLALIGGATGMIGDPSGKSAERNLLNEETLRHNQECIKKQLAKFLDFESDVPNRAELVNNYDWMKDFTFLDFAREVGKHITVNYMMAKDSVKRRLNGEARDGLSFTEFTYQLLQGYDFLHLYETKGCKLQMGGSDQWGNITTGAELVRRTNGGEVFALTCPLITKADGGKFGKTESGNIWLDPRYTSPYKFYQFWLNVSDSDAERYIKIFTSIEKEEIEALIAEHQAAPHLRLLQKRLAKEVTVMVHSEEDYNAAVDASNILFGNATSDALRKLDEDTLLAVFEGVPQFEISRDALAEGVKAVDLFVDNAAVFASKGEMRKLVQGGGVSLNKEKLTAFDQVITTADLLDEKYLLVQRGKKNYYLLIAK
- the kduI gene encoding 5-dehydro-4-deoxy-D-glucuronate isomerase gives rise to the protein MKTNYEIRYAAHPEDAKSYDTTRIRRDFLIEKIFVPNEVNMVYSMYDRMVVGGALPVGEVLTLEAIDPLKAPFFLTRREMGIYNVGGPGIVKAGDAEFELDYKEALYLGSGDRVVTFESKDAAHPAKFYFNSLTAHRNYPDRKVTKADAVVAEMGSLEGSNHRNINKMLVNQVLPTCQLQMGMTELAPGSVWNTMPAHVHSRRMEAYFYFEIPEDHAICHFMGEVGETRHVWMKGDQAVLSPEWSIHSAAATHNYTFIWGMGGENLDYGDQDFSLITDLK
- a CDS encoding gluconate 5-dehydrogenase — its product is MNQFLNFSLEGKVALVTGASYGIGFAIASAFAEQGATVCFNDINQELVDKGMAAYAAKGIKAHGYVCDVTDEPAVQAMVATIAKEVGTIDILVNNAGIIRRVPMHEMDAADFRRVIDIDLNAPFIVAKAVLPAMMEKRAGKIINICSMMSELGRETVSAYAAAKGGLKMLTRNICSEYGEYNIQCNGIGPGYIATPQTAPLREPQADGSRHPFDSFICAKTPAGRWLDPEELTGPAVFLASEASNAVNGHVLYVDGGILAYIGKQPK